The Parambassis ranga chromosome 1, fParRan2.1, whole genome shotgun sequence genome includes a region encoding these proteins:
- the fbxo48 gene encoding F-box only protein 48 isoform X2, protein MQHEPARTPPVFLLYEGTPPLTSAHGTPPQNFAETLPTEMSVRIFGELDTESLCIAAQTCRLWHDIIEQSEQLWRRLCLLVRAVCQREVDGDRRDGLSWKVTLVRNYTRSCVKRDWLRGRYSHVRSADELIDRRMTPLDAETWGEILQAELDR, encoded by the exons ATGCAGCATGAGCCTGCACGGACCCCGCCGGTCTTTCTGCTGTACGAAGGAACGCCCCCCCTGACGTCTGCTCATGGCACCCCCCCTCAGAACTTTGCAGAAACGCTGCCGACGGAGATGAGCGTGAGGATCTTTGGTGAGCTGGACACGGAGAGTCTGTGCATTGCCGCGCAGACCTGCAGGCTGTGGCACGACATCATTGAGCAGAGCGAGCAGCTGTGGAGGAGGCTGTGCCTGCTGGTCCGAGCCGTCTGTCAGAGGGAGGTGGACGGCGACCGGAGGGACGGCCTCTCCTGGAAG GTCACTTTAGTGAGGAACTACACTCGCAGCTGTGTGAAGAGAGACTGGCTGAGAGGACGGTACAGTCACGTGAGGTCAGCGGACGAGCTGATTGACAGGAGGATGACGCCGCTGGACGCTGAGACCTGGGGAGAGATcctgcaggcagagctggacAGATGA
- the fbxo48 gene encoding F-box only protein 48 isoform X1, which produces MLPPPVGLRVIMQHEPARTPPVFLLYEGTPPLTSAHGTPPQNFAETLPTEMSVRIFGELDTESLCIAAQTCRLWHDIIEQSEQLWRRLCLLVRAVCQREVDGDRRDGLSWKVTLVRNYTRSCVKRDWLRGRYSHVRSADELIDRRMTPLDAETWGEILQAELDR; this is translated from the exons AT GCTGCCCCCACCTGTTGGACTCAGAGTTATTATGCAGCATGAGCCTGCACGGACCCCGCCGGTCTTTCTGCTGTACGAAGGAACGCCCCCCCTGACGTCTGCTCATGGCACCCCCCCTCAGAACTTTGCAGAAACGCTGCCGACGGAGATGAGCGTGAGGATCTTTGGTGAGCTGGACACGGAGAGTCTGTGCATTGCCGCGCAGACCTGCAGGCTGTGGCACGACATCATTGAGCAGAGCGAGCAGCTGTGGAGGAGGCTGTGCCTGCTGGTCCGAGCCGTCTGTCAGAGGGAGGTGGACGGCGACCGGAGGGACGGCCTCTCCTGGAAG GTCACTTTAGTGAGGAACTACACTCGCAGCTGTGTGAAGAGAGACTGGCTGAGAGGACGGTACAGTCACGTGAGGTCAGCGGACGAGCTGATTGACAGGAGGATGACGCCGCTGGACGCTGAGACCTGGGGAGAGATcctgcaggcagagctggacAGATGA